From a region of the Triticum aestivum cultivar Chinese Spring chromosome 7D, IWGSC CS RefSeq v2.1, whole genome shotgun sequence genome:
- the LOC123171350 gene encoding ervatamin-B-like, which translates to MMALAKTIALLVCLLGIAGGTSGANCIPRPRSATFTPRSAASIFTARTPPPMVDWRAHGAVTPVMDQGVLGSCWAISTAGAIEGLHKIRSGRLVRLSSQQIYDCSNKSMIESHLRAYDWVLRNGGVASEETYPYVDRVQDCKREKLHMISASITSFVWTIRTEQELLLAVSQQPVTVKMSVEPASFLNYTGGIFSGPCGHAGHSMLAVGYGALPDGRKYWILKSSYGVHWGDHGYFYVQRGPGHDAGLCGIANYAAHPV; encoded by the exons ATGATGGCTCTGGCCAAGACGATCGCGCTGCTGGTGTGCCTCCTAGGCATAGCGGGAGGCACATCGGGGGCAAATTGCATCCCGCGGCCGAGGTCGGCGACCTTCACGCCGCGCTCAGCCGCTAGTATCTTTACTGCTCGCACACCGCCGCCGATGGTCGATTGGCGTGCGCATGGTGCTGTCACGCCGGTCATGGACCAGGGAGTTCTCG GTTCCTGCTGGGCTATCTCGACGGCGGGCGCCATCGAGGGGCTGCACAAGATCCGCTCCGGAAGACTTGTCCGCCTATCGAGCCAGCAGATATACGACTGCTCCAACAAAAGCATGATCGAGTCGCACCTCCGGGCGTACGACTGGGTCCTCCGCAACGGAGGCGTCGCCTCCGAGGAGACGTACCCGTACGTGGACCGAGTCCAAGACTGCAAGCGGGAGAAGCTGCATATGATCTCTGCGTCCATCACAAGCTTCGTCTGGACCATACGAACCGAGCAAGAGCTCTTGCTCGCCGTCTCTCAGCAGCCGGTGACCGTCAAGATGTCGGTCGAGCCAGCAAGCTTCCTCAACTACACAGGAGGCATCTTCTCGGGACCGTGCGGGCATGCTGGCCACTCCATGTTGGCAGTGGGTTATGGCGCCCTCCCCGACGGCAGAAAATACTGGATCTTAAAAAGTTCTTATGGCGTCCATTGGGGTGATCACGGATACTTCTACGTGCAACGTGGACCTGGACACGATGCAGGCCTCTGCGGCATTGCGAATTACGCCGCACATCCGGTCTAG